The following proteins are encoded in a genomic region of Gemmatimonadota bacterium:
- a CDS encoding PTS sugar transporter subunit IIB has protein sequence MAVALYRIDDRLIHGQVIVGWGQPLSLSFIVLVDDAVAESDWEQDLYRAGVPPEMEVTFESVASAAAKMATYESRPDKGIVLTGDIETMRRLVEATANAIHHVNLGGIHHRAGRAPRLRYVFLAPAEESALRTLSDAGVVVSAQDVPAAAPVPLNAVLSGSGA, from the coding sequence ATGGCGGTCGCGCTCTATCGCATTGACGACCGCTTGATTCATGGGCAGGTCATCGTGGGCTGGGGCCAACCCCTCAGTTTGTCGTTCATCGTATTGGTTGATGACGCGGTGGCGGAGAGCGATTGGGAACAAGACCTGTACCGTGCCGGTGTCCCGCCCGAGATGGAAGTCACCTTTGAGTCCGTGGCGAGCGCGGCGGCCAAAATGGCAACGTACGAGTCCCGGCCGGACAAGGGCATCGTCCTCACCGGCGACATCGAGACGATGCGCCGACTCGTTGAGGCGACCGCCAACGCCATTCACCACGTGAATCTCGGCGGCATTCATCATCGGGCCGGCCGTGCGCCACGCCTGCGCTACGTATTTCTCGCGCCGGCAGAAGAGTCGGCGCTGCGGACGCTCTCTGACGCCGGGGTGGTCGTGAGTGCGCAGGACGTGCCTGCCGCCGCGCCGGTGCCGCTGAATGCCGTGCTCTCGGGGAGCGGCGCATGA
- the hprK gene encoding HPr(Ser) kinase/phosphatase, with the protein MAAKTLTVAVLFERLKDVLQLDLLGSPAGLEREITMPDASGPGLVLAGYVGRFVHQRIQVLGETEVSYVAQLSDADRTRMLRAFFSYPIPCVMVTKGLTLPPGFEAEATAAGVAILRSQLKTLEFYKRISPFLELAFAPVTNLHGSLADVFGVGLLFTGASGIGKSECVLDLVERGHRLVADDLVIVSRRGADVLIGRGHELSRHYMEIRGIGLIDIPKVFGIHAVRQQKRIEVLVHLEHWDAVHDVDRTGLDGQTKEVLGVNLPYITVPLNPGKNITVIAEVIAMNHLLRYSGHHAAEDFNERLKAKMSRAASATDIYLQDDDE; encoded by the coding sequence ATGGCCGCGAAAACGCTTACCGTCGCCGTCCTCTTCGAGCGGCTCAAAGACGTCTTGCAGCTCGACTTGCTCGGGAGCCCCGCTGGGCTCGAACGCGAGATTACAATGCCCGACGCCTCCGGCCCGGGACTGGTGCTCGCTGGGTACGTGGGACGCTTCGTGCATCAGCGCATTCAGGTGCTCGGCGAAACCGAAGTGTCGTACGTCGCCCAGCTGAGCGATGCCGACCGCACGCGCATGCTACGCGCCTTCTTTTCGTATCCGATCCCCTGCGTGATGGTCACCAAGGGGCTGACGCTGCCCCCTGGGTTCGAGGCGGAGGCGACCGCGGCGGGTGTCGCGATTCTGCGTTCACAGCTCAAGACGCTCGAGTTTTACAAGCGCATTTCTCCGTTCCTCGAGCTTGCCTTTGCGCCGGTAACGAATCTACATGGATCGCTCGCCGACGTATTTGGCGTTGGCCTGCTCTTTACTGGAGCCAGCGGCATCGGAAAATCAGAGTGCGTCCTCGATTTGGTCGAGCGTGGACACCGCCTTGTGGCTGACGATCTCGTGATCGTGTCGCGCCGCGGCGCCGACGTGCTGATTGGGCGTGGACACGAACTCTCGCGTCACTATATGGAAATCCGGGGCATCGGGCTCATCGACATTCCCAAGGTGTTCGGCATTCACGCGGTGCGTCAGCAAAAGCGCATTGAAGTGCTGGTGCACCTCGAACACTGGGATGCCGTGCACGACGTGGATCGCACCGGCCTCGACGGCCAGACCAAGGAAGTGCTAGGCGTCAATCTGCCGTACATCACGGTACCGCTCAATCCCGGCAAGAACATCACGGTGATCGCGGAAGTGATCGCCATGAACCATCTGTTGCGGTACAGCGGCCATCACGCGGCCGAAGACTTCAACGAGCGCCTCAAGGCCAAGATGTCCCGTGCGGCGAGTGCGACGGATATCTATCTGCAGGATGATGACGAGTAA
- the metK gene encoding methionine adenosyltransferase, whose translation MLHRHLFTSESVTEGHPDKVADQISDAVLDALLAIDPASRVACETMVTTGLATIFGEITTEAYVHLPALVRETIRRIGYTEAGYGFDAHTCAVMSTIDQQSSDIAMGVDTGGAGDQGMMFGYACDETEELMPLPITLAHKLTRALAARRKDGTLPWLRPDGKSQVSVVYEGGRPVAVDTVVISTQHSESVKNKTIRESVIKDIIEACIPAELRPKGIKYHINPTGRFVVGGPQGDAGLTGRKIIVDTYGGMGRHGGGAFSGKDPSKVDRSACYAARWVAKNIVAAKLATKCEVQVAYAIGVVKPVSVMVDTFGTASVDERKIMRAVESVFDLTPKAIIDALDLRKPIYSDTAAYGHFGRTAEKAVRHGKKVNLFTWERTDKVAALKQAVRA comes from the coding sequence GTGCTTCATCGCCACCTGTTCACCTCCGAATCTGTCACCGAAGGGCACCCCGACAAAGTCGCCGACCAGATCAGCGACGCGGTGCTCGACGCCCTGCTGGCAATCGACCCCGCCTCACGCGTGGCCTGCGAAACGATGGTCACCACGGGCCTCGCCACCATTTTCGGTGAGATCACGACGGAAGCCTACGTCCATCTTCCCGCGCTCGTGCGCGAGACGATTCGGCGCATCGGCTACACCGAAGCGGGCTATGGATTCGATGCCCACACCTGCGCCGTGATGTCCACTATCGACCAGCAGTCGAGTGACATTGCGATGGGTGTGGACACCGGTGGCGCCGGCGACCAGGGAATGATGTTCGGCTACGCGTGCGACGAGACCGAAGAGCTGATGCCGCTCCCGATCACGCTCGCACACAAGCTGACGCGCGCCCTCGCGGCACGCCGCAAAGATGGCACGCTCCCTTGGCTCCGCCCCGATGGCAAGTCGCAGGTGAGCGTCGTGTACGAAGGCGGCCGGCCGGTGGCGGTTGATACGGTCGTCATCTCCACGCAGCACAGCGAGTCCGTCAAGAACAAGACGATTCGTGAGTCGGTCATCAAGGACATCATCGAAGCGTGCATCCCGGCAGAACTCCGCCCCAAGGGGATCAAGTACCACATCAACCCCACGGGTCGCTTTGTTGTGGGTGGCCCGCAGGGCGATGCCGGTCTCACCGGCCGCAAGATCATCGTGGACACCTACGGTGGCATGGGACGTCACGGCGGTGGTGCCTTCAGCGGCAAGGATCCGTCCAAGGTCGATCGCTCGGCGTGCTATGCGGCGCGCTGGGTGGCCAAGAACATCGTCGCGGCAAAGCTCGCTACGAAGTGCGAAGTGCAGGTGGCGTACGCGATTGGCGTGGTCAAGCCGGTCTCGGTGATGGTGGACACCTTCGGCACCGCCAGCGTGGACGAACGCAAAATCATGCGCGCCGTGGAGTCAGTGTTCGACTTGACGCCCAAGGCGATCATCGACGCGCTCGACCTCCGCAAGCCGATTTACAGCGACACCGCAGCCTACGGTCACTTCGGCCGCACGGCAGAGAAAGCCGTGCGCCACGGCAAGAAGGTGAATCTCTTCACCTGGGAGCGCACCGATAAGGTGGCCGCGCTCAAGCAGGCGGTCCGCGCGTAA
- a CDS encoding HPr family phosphocarrier protein produces the protein MLERRVMVVNSHGIHARPAAEIVKCSAKFTSHITLVRDDLDVNAKSIMGVMMLAAECGSELIIRAEGADAEAALDALAALIAGKFGET, from the coding sequence ATGCTTGAACGCCGAGTGATGGTCGTTAACAGCCACGGCATTCATGCGCGGCCCGCGGCCGAAATTGTGAAATGTTCTGCCAAGTTCACCTCGCACATTACGCTCGTGCGCGATGATCTCGACGTGAACGCCAAGAGCATCATGGGCGTGATGATGCTCGCGGCGGAGTGTGGATCGGAGTTGATTATCCGTGCCGAGGGCGCCGACGCTGAGGCGGCACTCGATGCCCTCGCGGCCCTGATTGCCGGCAAATTCGGTGAAACCTAG
- the nusB gene encoding transcription antitermination factor NusB — MARVESRGRIRALQAVYAWDMRDKSDLPTIALRMWDDLGVLPEEREFANQLLRVIVAEGTALDDELAEVTTNWRIERLGAIERCALRLGAAELRVGITPPRVVIQEMVRLAERFGSTQSARFVNGVLDALARKMGRLA; from the coding sequence ATGGCGAGAGTTGAATCACGCGGGCGCATTCGCGCCCTGCAGGCTGTCTATGCGTGGGACATGCGAGACAAATCTGATCTGCCCACCATCGCCTTGCGCATGTGGGATGATCTCGGCGTGCTTCCCGAGGAGCGGGAGTTTGCCAATCAGTTGCTCCGGGTCATTGTCGCTGAGGGCACGGCACTCGACGACGAACTCGCCGAAGTGACCACGAACTGGCGCATCGAACGGCTGGGCGCCATCGAACGGTGTGCCCTCCGCCTCGGCGCCGCGGAGCTTCGCGTGGGCATCACCCCGCCGCGCGTGGTCATTCAGGAGATGGTCCGGCTCGCCGAGCGCTTTGGCTCGACGCAAAGTGCGCGCTTTGTGAACGGCGTGCTCGACGCGCTTGCGCGCAAGATGGGCCGGCTCGCTTGA
- a CDS encoding bifunctional nuclease family protein codes for MIEVAVSRLGLDSSTNSFVVILEERAGSRIVPIWIGRAEAESIAAHLNGVPSARPMTHDLARALIVTLGGTLQRVHITRVEDATFYAELHLTRNGEQFVVDARPSDSIALALRFGAPIFASESLLAEHEPASASTPDAAGNADADASEVAEADVADDGFAAAEPDAELSGAQLLQRHLERLRPEDFGKFTL; via the coding sequence GTGATTGAGGTGGCTGTCTCGCGGCTCGGATTGGACAGCTCCACGAACTCGTTCGTGGTGATCCTCGAAGAGCGTGCGGGCTCGCGCATTGTACCCATCTGGATTGGGCGCGCCGAGGCGGAGTCGATTGCCGCGCACCTCAACGGTGTGCCCAGTGCTCGTCCGATGACGCACGATCTGGCACGCGCACTGATCGTGACGTTGGGTGGCACGTTGCAGCGCGTGCACATCACGCGCGTGGAAGATGCCACGTTCTATGCGGAGCTTCACCTCACTCGGAATGGTGAACAGTTCGTGGTCGACGCCCGCCCCTCTGACAGCATTGCCCTCGCCTTGCGGTTCGGCGCGCCGATCTTTGCCTCCGAATCGCTCCTCGCGGAGCATGAGCCGGCCAGCGCATCAACTCCTGATGCCGCGGGCAATGCCGATGCCGATGCGTCGGAGGTCGCCGAAGCCGACGTTGCTGACGACGGGTTTGCCGCGGCAGAGCCCGACGCCGAACTCAGCGGCGCCCAGTTACTCCAGCGGCACCTCGAGCGCCTCCGTCCAGAAGATTTTGGAAAATTCACTCTGTAG
- the ptsP gene encoding phosphoenolpyruvate--protein phosphotransferase: MPVTLSGIPASPGIVVGPAHLLRWEVPEVPLRAIGPHEAEAEVARIHDAFAQAIGRLQEVRERAARQAGQAESAIFDVQISIIEDVELRSRVESVIRQGFAAERAFDVVMIEWREHFARSVHAMMRERVGDLTDVHIRVLTILLGLGDHDPVDLPAGANAILVTHDLTPSLTVQLDRGRIIGIATDAGTRTSHVAILARSLGLPAVVGLLEATTRIESGDQVILDGAAGTLMVRPNAAELAAAAARAKSEQREQVALAQLANAEAITLDGVHITLRANVDLPDEAEAAARSGAEGVGLMRTEFLVVGRATMPDEDEQYEAYRKVIQAFGSKPIVIRTFDIGGDKLPVGGFPHEPNPFLGWRAIRMCLDQPAIFKTQLRALLRAAVHGDVRIMLPLIVSTDEVRQSRFLLAECASELAARDVPHRADVPLGIMIETPAAAMIADALAKDVAFFSIGTNDLVQYTLAVDRGNASLASRYTPLHPAVLRLIARAQQVGAAAGLEVNVCGEMASEPLMAYALIGLGIRQLSVSAISVPMVKRIVRGLHTERAGAVARQALEAGTAEMAEQVLRAGLDAERGAGG, translated from the coding sequence ATGCCCGTGACGCTGAGCGGTATTCCCGCATCGCCTGGCATTGTCGTCGGCCCAGCGCATCTCCTGCGCTGGGAAGTGCCGGAGGTTCCGTTGCGTGCGATTGGCCCGCATGAGGCCGAAGCCGAAGTGGCGCGCATCCACGACGCATTCGCGCAGGCGATTGGCCGCCTGCAGGAAGTGCGTGAGCGTGCGGCACGTCAAGCGGGCCAGGCGGAATCTGCGATCTTCGATGTGCAGATCTCCATCATCGAAGATGTGGAACTGCGCTCGCGAGTCGAGTCGGTGATCCGTCAGGGCTTTGCGGCCGAAAGAGCTTTTGACGTGGTGATGATCGAGTGGCGAGAACACTTCGCCCGCTCCGTGCACGCCATGATGCGCGAGCGCGTGGGCGATCTTACCGACGTGCACATTCGCGTGCTCACGATCCTGCTCGGGCTCGGGGACCACGATCCGGTGGATCTGCCAGCTGGTGCGAACGCGATCCTGGTGACGCACGATCTCACGCCGAGCCTCACGGTGCAGCTCGACCGTGGGCGTATCATTGGCATTGCGACCGATGCGGGCACGCGGACGTCGCACGTCGCGATTCTGGCGCGCTCGCTTGGGCTCCCGGCGGTCGTCGGATTGCTCGAGGCCACGACGCGCATTGAGAGCGGCGATCAGGTCATCCTCGATGGGGCCGCGGGCACCTTGATGGTGCGCCCCAATGCGGCCGAGCTGGCCGCGGCGGCCGCACGCGCCAAGAGTGAACAGCGCGAGCAGGTCGCGCTCGCGCAGCTCGCGAACGCCGAGGCCATCACGCTCGACGGCGTCCACATTACGCTTCGCGCCAATGTCGATTTGCCCGACGAAGCGGAGGCGGCCGCCCGGAGCGGTGCCGAAGGCGTAGGGCTCATGCGCACCGAATTCCTGGTTGTCGGCCGCGCCACGATGCCGGATGAAGACGAGCAATACGAGGCGTATCGCAAAGTCATTCAGGCCTTTGGTAGTAAGCCAATCGTGATTCGCACCTTCGACATCGGCGGCGACAAACTCCCGGTGGGTGGATTCCCACACGAGCCGAATCCGTTCCTCGGCTGGCGCGCCATTCGGATGTGCCTCGACCAGCCTGCGATCTTCAAGACGCAGCTCCGAGCCTTGTTGCGCGCCGCCGTGCACGGCGACGTGCGCATTATGCTCCCACTTATCGTCAGTACCGACGAAGTGCGCCAATCGCGGTTTCTGCTGGCGGAGTGTGCGAGTGAACTTGCCGCGCGCGATGTCCCGCATCGCGCCGACGTCCCGCTCGGCATCATGATTGAGACGCCCGCGGCGGCCATGATTGCGGACGCGCTCGCCAAGGATGTCGCGTTCTTCAGTATTGGCACCAACGACCTCGTGCAGTACACGCTGGCCGTGGACCGCGGCAACGCGAGCCTCGCCTCGCGCTACACGCCGCTACACCCGGCCGTGCTCCGTCTTATTGCACGCGCCCAGCAAGTGGGTGCCGCTGCCGGGCTCGAAGTGAACGTCTGCGGTGAAATGGCGTCCGAACCGCTGATGGCCTACGCCCTGATTGGGCTCGGCATACGGCAGTTGAGTGTGAGCGCGATCTCTGTTCCGATGGTCAAGCGGATTGTCCGTGGGTTGCATACGGAGCGGGCTGGGGCGGTGGCGCGGCAGGCCCTCGAGGCTGGTACCGCCGAGATGGCCGAGCAGGTGCTACGGGCCGGACTCGACGCCGAACGGGGGGCGGGGGGGTAG
- a CDS encoding YdcF family protein → MKLFASPYPWLLLTLGALLLTLWRRHVDAKPETRRLVGAACAVWVALLLLSLRPVSVALGRTLIVADSPVSAPPSVILVLGDGLSLGRDSADDRITLSQWSRARRAIAWWRESPSARIVLSGQSAARNRPPERLAVLTRDVLLAAGVPDSLIVLEPRSRVTREHPAEALRIPGLQRDTPVGIVTSEWHMRRARAVFRAEFASVQWRSADISEWTPSWLDVVPSAESLSASAFDAVEWVGSVVYGARRLFSTRELAAGAPAA, encoded by the coding sequence GTGAAGCTGTTTGCCTCGCCGTATCCCTGGTTGCTCCTGACGCTCGGCGCTTTACTGCTGACGTTATGGCGCCGTCACGTTGACGCGAAGCCGGAAACTCGGCGTTTGGTGGGGGCCGCGTGCGCGGTATGGGTTGCGCTGCTGCTGCTGTCTCTCCGACCGGTGTCCGTGGCACTTGGCCGCACGCTGATAGTCGCTGACTCCCCAGTATCCGCGCCGCCTTCGGTCATTTTGGTGCTCGGCGATGGGCTTTCGCTCGGCCGCGATTCCGCCGATGACCGCATTACGCTCAGTCAGTGGAGTCGGGCGCGCCGCGCGATTGCGTGGTGGCGCGAGTCGCCGAGCGCGCGCATTGTGCTCAGTGGGCAGAGTGCCGCGCGCAATCGTCCACCGGAGCGGCTGGCAGTGCTCACGCGCGACGTATTGCTTGCCGCCGGTGTGCCGGATTCGTTGATCGTGCTGGAGCCGCGATCTCGCGTGACGCGCGAGCATCCGGCAGAGGCGCTGCGCATCCCTGGGTTGCAACGCGATACGCCGGTGGGAATTGTCACGTCGGAGTGGCATATGCGCCGCGCGCGCGCCGTATTCCGCGCCGAATTTGCCAGCGTGCAATGGCGCTCCGCGGACATCAGCGAATGGACGCCGAGCTGGCTGGATGTTGTGCCGTCGGCGGAGTCGCTGAGCGCAAGCGCGTTCGATGCGGTGGAGTGGGTGGGAAGTGTGGTGTACGGTGCGCGGCGGTTGTTCTCGACGCGCGAACTTGCCGCCGGTGCGCCCGCGGCGTAG
- a CDS encoding glycosyltransferase family 4 protein translates to MKILVVNWQCRENPLAGGAEIHLHEIFERLAAAGHEVTLLCGGWPGCPPVANLGGIETLRVGTRQTFALKVWRFWNEQLRHRPFDVIVEDINKAPLYTPLWGASCKTVACVPHLFGGTVFQELVFPLAAAVWLSERPIPLVYYDVPFQAISESTADDLAARGLPRSHVQVIYPGVSFDHYTPDPAVRAPVPTFSYIGRLKKYKGVDLVIRAFAELAHPSATLEIAGQGDFKRSLEALAASLDLGDRVRFLGFISDEEKVALLRRSWAVSLASPKEGWGLTNVEAAACGTPVVASNSPGIRESVRDGETGFLVPHGDVRAMAAAFRRLAVAPALVAEMGAKARAFAETFTWERAAEQTIAHLERSIRGGATQWKS, encoded by the coding sequence TTGAAGATCCTCGTCGTCAACTGGCAGTGCCGAGAGAATCCGCTCGCCGGAGGCGCCGAGATCCATCTGCACGAGATCTTTGAACGATTGGCCGCCGCCGGTCACGAGGTGACGTTGCTGTGCGGCGGTTGGCCCGGATGCCCGCCGGTGGCCAACCTCGGAGGCATCGAGACGCTCCGTGTGGGAACGCGCCAAACGTTCGCGCTCAAGGTGTGGCGTTTCTGGAACGAGCAGCTGCGCCACCGGCCGTTCGATGTGATTGTCGAGGACATCAACAAGGCGCCCCTCTATACGCCGCTCTGGGGCGCGTCGTGCAAGACGGTCGCCTGCGTGCCGCATCTGTTTGGCGGCACCGTGTTTCAGGAACTCGTCTTTCCGCTCGCCGCCGCGGTGTGGCTGAGCGAACGCCCCATTCCGCTGGTGTATTACGACGTGCCGTTCCAGGCCATTAGCGAAAGCACCGCCGACGACTTGGCCGCTCGTGGTCTGCCACGATCGCATGTCCAGGTGATTTATCCGGGCGTGTCGTTCGATCATTACACGCCCGATCCGGCCGTGCGCGCGCCGGTGCCGACCTTTTCGTACATCGGACGACTCAAGAAGTACAAAGGAGTGGATCTCGTGATCCGCGCCTTTGCCGAACTCGCGCATCCGTCGGCGACGTTGGAGATTGCTGGACAAGGAGACTTCAAACGCTCACTGGAAGCGCTGGCGGCCTCGCTTGACCTCGGAGACCGCGTGCGGTTTCTTGGCTTTATCAGTGACGAAGAAAAAGTCGCGCTCCTGCGTCGGTCATGGGCCGTCTCGTTGGCGTCGCCAAAGGAAGGGTGGGGACTCACGAACGTGGAAGCGGCGGCGTGCGGAACACCCGTGGTGGCCTCCAACTCGCCGGGCATTCGCGAGTCGGTGCGCGATGGCGAAACGGGCTTCCTCGTGCCCCACGGTGACGTGCGCGCGATGGCGGCTGCGTTTCGCCGGTTGGCAGTAGCACCGGCACTGGTGGCAGAGATGGGAGCAAAGGCCCGTGCCTTTGCCGAGACGTTCACGTGGGAGCGCGCCGCTGAACAGACGATTGCGCATCTGGAGCGATCGATTCGCGGAGGAGCAACGCAATGGAAGTCGTGA
- the ribH gene encoding 6,7-dimethyl-8-ribityllumazine synthase encodes MAEFLGTPDGAHRRMAVIGSRFNETITTKLVEGAVDCLVRHGVPFDDVDVVWVPGAWELPAAAGRLLASDRYDAIIAVGAVIRGDTPHFDFVAGEASRGLAELQRAYDRPIGFGLLTTDTMEQAEARAGGAHGNKGWDAALAALEMADLFSRLDAAAGHEEGDGES; translated from the coding sequence ATGGCGGAATTTCTAGGGACTCCGGACGGCGCGCACCGACGCATGGCAGTGATCGGCAGTCGTTTCAACGAGACGATCACCACCAAACTCGTCGAAGGCGCGGTGGATTGCCTCGTGCGGCACGGCGTGCCGTTTGACGATGTCGATGTCGTGTGGGTGCCTGGCGCGTGGGAACTTCCGGCGGCGGCGGGTCGATTACTCGCCTCTGACCGTTACGATGCGATCATTGCCGTGGGCGCCGTGATTCGTGGCGACACGCCGCACTTTGATTTTGTCGCAGGGGAAGCGTCGCGCGGGCTCGCCGAGCTGCAGCGCGCGTACGACCGACCGATTGGCTTTGGTTTGCTCACGACCGATACGATGGAACAAGCCGAGGCGCGCGCTGGTGGCGCGCACGGCAACAAGGGATGGGACGCGGCACTCGCCGCACTCGAAATGGCTGACCTGTTCAGCCGTCTCGATGCCGCCGCAGGTCACGAGGAAGGTGATGGCGAGAGTTGA
- a CDS encoding PTS system mannose/fructose/sorbose family transporter subunit IID, protein MTQPPTLPVLTRLSMLLRLLAVQGSWNYEMMMGNGIAFAVEPALRLLPGGKNGDAYRAALARQGGYFNAHPYLAGVAVGALASAELSGEPPERIERFRTACCGPLGSVGDRLIWAGWLPACSVAAMLAFGLGASPVVAVLLFLGAYNAGHLTLRVWGLRVGYRDGLRVASALAHPALRSGPAHVARAAALIAGIALPLAVRGIVGPAREKLAVVMGLAALGAFVLARLQGRVEGWRVAMGLLAAFILFSVVR, encoded by the coding sequence ATGACGCAGCCCCCGACCTTGCCAGTCCTCACGCGCTTGTCGATGCTGCTGCGATTGCTCGCGGTGCAGGGCTCGTGGAACTACGAAATGATGATGGGGAATGGCATCGCCTTTGCCGTAGAGCCAGCACTGCGGCTGCTGCCCGGAGGGAAGAACGGCGATGCCTACCGCGCGGCGCTTGCACGGCAGGGCGGATACTTCAACGCGCACCCGTATCTCGCCGGTGTGGCGGTGGGCGCGCTGGCGAGCGCCGAACTCAGCGGAGAACCGCCCGAACGCATCGAACGGTTTCGCACGGCGTGCTGCGGTCCGCTCGGGAGCGTGGGTGACCGACTGATCTGGGCGGGCTGGCTTCCGGCCTGTTCCGTCGCCGCGATGCTCGCATTCGGACTTGGGGCCTCCCCCGTGGTCGCCGTCTTGCTGTTTCTCGGCGCCTACAACGCAGGGCATCTCACGTTGCGGGTGTGGGGGCTCCGTGTGGGCTACCGTGACGGACTGCGGGTTGCATCGGCGCTCGCGCATCCGGCGTTGCGTAGTGGACCTGCGCACGTCGCGCGAGCTGCCGCGTTGATCGCGGGCATCGCGCTTCCGCTGGCCGTGCGCGGCATTGTGGGGCCCGCGCGCGAAAAACTGGCGGTGGTCATGGGATTGGCCGCGCTGGGGGCATTTGTCCTCGCGCGGTTGCAGGGACGTGTAGAAGGGTGGCGCGTGGCGATGGGGCTGCTTGCTGCATTCATTCTCTTTTCCGTGGTGCGATAA
- a CDS encoding helical backbone metal receptor, producing MFLPRALMTVVLAVSVAACRGDASRTSVTAASLDRDDFGDTIRVNAPATRIVSLSPVTTEILFAIGAGDRVVGRTHWDTYPAAARAVQDLGNGMQPNVEAILATRPDLVVIYGSPSNRAAALQLRRAGIATIAVRTDHVSDFRRATTWIARAIGDSAAGAVVSDSVEHSIAAASQAATAGTGPTVLWHLWDAPVMTIGRGSYMSELVAAAGGRNLFDDLEAPSPQVTIEEIVRRNPDYVIAGPSGAESIRKKGAWQAIPAVREGRILIVDTALVSRPGVRMGEAVRHLRTLLHPEGRR from the coding sequence GTGTTTCTGCCGCGTGCGTTGATGACTGTCGTGCTTGCAGTGAGTGTTGCCGCCTGTCGCGGTGACGCCTCGCGCACGTCCGTCACCGCCGCGTCGCTTGACCGCGATGACTTTGGCGACACCATTCGCGTGAACGCACCGGCCACCCGCATTGTCTCGCTGAGTCCGGTGACCACCGAAATACTTTTCGCCATCGGCGCTGGCGATCGCGTGGTGGGCCGCACGCATTGGGACACCTACCCCGCGGCCGCGCGCGCCGTGCAGGACCTCGGCAACGGCATGCAGCCCAATGTCGAAGCCATTCTTGCCACGCGGCCGGATCTCGTGGTGATCTACGGGAGCCCGTCGAATCGGGCGGCGGCGCTGCAACTGCGTCGTGCCGGTATCGCGACGATCGCTGTGCGTACGGACCACGTGTCCGACTTTCGTCGTGCGACCACCTGGATTGCGCGGGCCATTGGGGACAGCGCCGCCGGCGCCGTGGTGAGTGATTCCGTCGAGCACTCAATTGCGGCCGCAAGCCAAGCGGCCACTGCCGGTACAGGCCCTACGGTGCTCTGGCACCTCTGGGACGCACCGGTGATGACCATTGGCCGCGGTAGCTACATGAGCGAGCTGGTGGCGGCCGCCGGCGGACGAAATCTCTTTGATGATCTCGAAGCGCCGTCGCCGCAGGTGACGATCGAAGAAATCGTACGTCGAAATCCTGATTATGTCATCGCCGGTCCCAGCGGCGCCGAGAGTATTCGGAAGAAGGGCGCGTGGCAGGCGATCCCCGCCGTGCGTGAGGGGCGCATTCTCATTGTGGATACCGCGCTCGTGAGTCGGCCCGGCGTGCGCATGGGAGAAGCGGTGCGTCATCTCCGCACGCTCCTGCATCCAGAGGGGCGCCGATGA
- a CDS encoding PTS sugar transporter subunit IIC encodes MMQLLSLLPMTILGAILGLDVVSFPQAMISRPIVAATLAGSLMGEPLRGLIAGVTLELFALETLPFGASRYPEWGSAAVVGGAIFAGQRETSAGALTVAVFAALVTASVSGWSMIQHRKVLARWGGGMRELLARGSSSAVTRLQIGGLTLDLVRGALMTFVALAVFVPLSRNLLNTWTFTNGQSRAFVVALAGAVGAGAVWKVVHTTSGARWYLLGGLVVGALLLVARP; translated from the coding sequence ATGATGCAGTTGCTCAGCTTGTTGCCGATGACGATCCTCGGCGCCATCCTCGGCCTCGACGTCGTGAGTTTTCCCCAAGCGATGATCTCGCGACCGATCGTGGCGGCGACGTTGGCCGGTTCGCTCATGGGGGAGCCGCTCCGCGGTTTGATAGCCGGCGTCACCCTCGAACTGTTCGCGCTCGAAACGCTACCCTTCGGCGCCAGTCGCTATCCCGAGTGGGGCTCGGCGGCGGTAGTCGGCGGCGCGATCTTCGCTGGACAGCGAGAGACATCGGCTGGAGCGCTCACGGTGGCGGTGTTCGCGGCCCTCGTCACCGCATCGGTGAGCGGATGGTCCATGATTCAGCATCGGAAAGTGCTCGCACGCTGGGGCGGCGGGATGCGTGAACTGCTGGCGCGCGGATCGTCGAGTGCGGTGACGCGCTTGCAGATCGGCGGACTCACGCTCGACCTCGTTCGTGGTGCGCTGATGACCTTTGTGGCTCTGGCCGTCTTTGTTCCGCTTTCGCGAAATCTGTTGAACACCTGGACCTTCACCAACGGTCAGTCGCGTGCGTTTGTTGTGGCGCTGGCCGGTGCAGTGGGAGCGGGTGCGGTCTGGAAGGTGGTGCACACAACGTCGGGCGCTCGCTGGTACCTACTGGGCGGGCTCGTCGTCGGCGCGCTTCTTCTGGTGGCGCGCCCATGA